The DNA region TGATAGAGAGTGGCGCCCAGGGCGTAGATATCGGCGCAGCAATTCACGTTTTCCTCGCCCTGCGCCTGCTCGGGAGCGCAGTAGTGGGGGGAACCGATCATGGCCCGGCCCACGGTGATGCTGGGCGCCGCGCGGTCCATGGTTTTGGCCAGGCCGAGGTCGGAAAGCTTGACCGTGCCGTCCTCGTCAATGAGGATGTTGTCCGGCTTGATGTCGCGGTGAACCAACTGCGCCCGGTCCCAGGCGTATTCCAGGGCCACCGCCACCGACTCCGCGATCAGGAGCGCGCTTTCCTCGTCAAGTTTCCCCTTGCGGGCGACCCGGTCGGCGCTGGTCTCGCCGGCCACATACTCCATGATGAAAAAATAGACGCCGTTATGCTCGCCCGCGTCATAAATCTGGACAATGTTGGGATGCCTGATTTTCGCCGCCGCCTTGGCCTCGTGGCGGAAGCGCAGGAGATACGATTCGTTGTGGCTCAGGCTCGGCGGCAGTATTTTAACGGCCACCTTGCGTCCGAGCGACAGCTGGGTGGCCAGATACACCATGCCCATGCCGCCCTCGCCGAGCACGCCGATGATTTCATAGCCGGGAATGACAGGATATTGCATGGCAAGTTTCTCGTGAAACGCTGCCGGTCAAATCCAGCAAGAAACGTTTCGTGCGCTACGCCTTAAAACGCCGGCTTCCGCACAATCAGCGCTTCCCTTTCCTTGCCGGCTGAAACCATCATGACGGGAACGCCCGTTTCCCGTTCAATAGTCTTTAAATATTTCCGCGCCGCCGCCGGCAATGCCGCAAATGATCCGGCCCGGCCGGTGGGTTGTTTCCAGCCAGGCATGAATATGTATTCCGGTTTGACTGCGGCCGCATCCGCCGGATTTTCCGGCCATTCCGCCAGTCTTTTGCCCCGGCAGTGATAGGCCGTGCACAAGCCGATTCTGTCAAAGGAATCCAGCACGTCAAGTTTGGTTACGATCAGGCCGTCCAAACTGTTGAGCCGCGCGGCGCGGCGCAACAGCACCAGGTCCAGCCAGCCGCAGCGGCGCGGGCGTCCGGTTGTTGCGCCGTATTCGCCGCCGTCGGCGCGGAGTTTTTCGCCGAGTTCGTTGTCAAGCTCGGTGGGAAAAGGCCCTTCGCCCACGCGGGTGATATAAGCTTTGGTGATCCCGATGATTTTATCCAGGAAGCGCGGGCCGACCCCGGCGCCGACGCCGGCCGCGCCGGCGACCGTGTGCGATGAGGTAACATAGGGATAAGTGCCGGCGCCGATATCCAGCATGGTTCCCTGCGCGCCCTCAAACAGGATGTTTTTGCCGGCTTTCCGGCCTTGCTCCAGGATGAGTCCGGTGTCGCCCGGCAAAAACTTCAGCCGGCCGGCCAGAACGCGGATTTCTTCCGCGGCCCGGTTCACGTTGCAGACCGCGCGCATTTCGCGTTTTGAAAAAAGCCCGCGCTTGGCTTCAAAACAGGCCGCCAGGCGCGCGCGCAGAAGCTTTTCATCAAAAATATCGGCAAAGCGCACCCCGGTGCGCGCGGCGCGGTCGGCATAAGCCGGGCCGATGCCGCGCAGGGTGGTGCCGATCTTGCCCCGGCCCAGCCGTTTTTCGTTCTTTTCATCCAGCGCGATATGGCAGGGAAGAATTAAATGGGCTTCGCCGCTGATGCGCAGGCGCCCGGAAAGTTCGGAAGGTTTGATGCCGACTTTGTCAATTTCCGCGGCCAGTTTGTTCAGATTGACAACCACCCCGCCGCCGATCAGGTTCAGGACGTGTTTGCGCAGAATGCCCGATGGCAGTATGTGAAAAACATGTTTTTGCCCGGCATGGTAAACGGTGTGCCCCGCGTTGTCGCCTCCCTGGAAACGCACGACAATCTCCGCCTGCGCGGCGAGATTATCCACCACTTTTCCCTTGCCCTCATCGCCCCATTGCGCGCCGACGATCACCACTGTTGCCATTTGTGTCCGTCCTTTCTTAAAGCATCTCTCACTCGCTCGCAGACTCGCTAGAGTCCAGAGAGTTCACAAAGAGAGAATGTGGCCTGTAAATTTTTGCATAAGTGTAAAATTTACAGGCCATATCTGTCGACTTTTGCCCTTCTCTGTGTGCTCTGTGATCTCTGTGAGAAAACTTCTTTTTATCTCTCTTTTTTTTCTAATTCCGCAATCACGCGCTCAACCTGGGCCGCCGCCGTGCCGATGTAGTTTTCCGGCTTCAGGCAGCGCTCAAGATCTTTGGCGCTCAAAAACGACCGGAGTCGTTTGTCGGCAAGCAAAACTTCGCGGAACGGTGTTTTTTCCGTAAAAGCCCTGCCGGCGGCCCGGCGCAGAAGCTCGTGCGCTTCCTGCCTTCCCAGGCCGCGTGCAACCAGTTCAATCATAATCCTTTCGCTCATGATCATGCCGTCCGTCAGGGCAAGGTTGCGGCGGATATTGTCCGCGCTGATGACGAGACGGCCGAGAATATCCTGCAGCTGGCGCAGGAGATAATCGGTGAGAATGAAAGCCTCGGGAAAAATCACCCGTTCCGCGGCGGAATTGGTGAGGTCGCGCTCGTGCTCCAGGGAAATGTTTTCCAGGGCCGGGTTGACTTGCGCGCGGATGATTCTGGCCAGGGAACAGATTCTTTCGCTCTTGTGCGGATTGCGTTTCTGGGGCATGGTGGAGGAACCGACCTGTCCGGAGCCGAACGGTTCGCATACTTCCCCGATTTCGGTTCGCTGCAGGTTTCTTATCTCGCCGGCGATTTTTTCCGCGGTGGCCGCGGCCAGCGCCAGACAGAAAACAACTTCCGCGTGGCGGTCGCGCTGGATAACCTGGTTGGATACAAACACCGGCCGCAGCCCCAGCTCCCGCATGATCAGCTTCTGCAGTTTCCCGGCGTTTTTTCCGAAACTGGCCTGGGTGCCGACCGCGCCGGTCATTTGTCCGACCATGATTCTCTTTTTCGCCTCAACCAGACGCGCAAGGTGGCGCTGAAACTCGCAGGCGTAAATGGCGAATTTTAACCCGTAGGTGGTGGGCACGGCGTGCTGCCCGTGCGTGCGGCCGACGCAGACCAGTCGTTTCGTCTTCCGGGCAAGAGCCGCCAGAATGTT from Kiritimatiellia bacterium includes:
- a CDS encoding adenylosuccinate synthase; protein product: MATVVIVGAQWGDEGKGKVVDNLAAQAEIVVRFQGGDNAGHTVYHAGQKHVFHILPSGILRKHVLNLIGGGVVVNLNKLAAEIDKVGIKPSELSGRLRISGEAHLILPCHIALDEKNEKRLGRGKIGTTLRGIGPAYADRAARTGVRFADIFDEKLLRARLAACFEAKRGLFSKREMRAVCNVNRAAEEIRVLAGRLKFLPGDTGLILEQGRKAGKNILFEGAQGTMLDIGAGTYPYVTSSHTVAGAAGVGAGVGPRFLDKIIGITKAYITRVGEGPFPTELDNELGEKLRADGGEYGATTGRPRRCGWLDLVLLRRAARLNSLDGLIVTKLDVLDSFDRIGLCTAYHCRGKRLAEWPENPADAAAVKPEYIFMPGWKQPTGRAGSFAALPAAARKYLKTIERETGVPVMMVSAGKEREALIVRKPAF
- the purB gene encoding adenylosuccinate lyase; this translates as MSVHPIEFRYFSGEMKSIFTEKAKLQNWLRVEAALARAHARLGNIPGTAAAEITRKASLKHVRLARVKAIEDKIHHDLMAMVRALSEICARNAGKYVHLGATSYDIEDTALALQLGAALDIIAEDILRLRNILAALARKTKRLVCVGRTHGQHAVPTTYGLKFAIYACEFQRHLARLVEAKKRIMVGQMTGAVGTQASFGKNAGKLQKLIMRELGLRPVFVSNQVIQRDRHAEVVFCLALAAATAEKIAGEIRNLQRTEIGEVCEPFGSGQVGSSTMPQKRNPHKSERICSLARIIRAQVNPALENISLEHERDLTNSAAERVIFPEAFILTDYLLRQLQDILGRLVISADNIRRNLALTDGMIMSERIMIELVARGLGRQEAHELLRRAAGRAFTEKTPFREVLLADKRLRSFLSAKDLERCLKPENYIGTAAAQVERVIAELEKKER
- a CDS encoding serine/threonine-protein kinase; protein product: MQYPVIPGYEIIGVLGEGGMGMVYLATQLSLGRKVAVKILPPSLSHNESYLLRFRHEAKAAAKIRHPNIVQIYDAGEHNGVYFFIMEYVAGETSADRVARKGKLDEESALLIAESVAVALEYAWDRAQLVHRDIKPDNILIDEDGTVKLSDLGLAKTMDRAAPSITVGRAMIGSPHYCAPEQAQGEENVNCCADIYALGATLYHFLTGRPPFAETPGVSAMVRKLTEYLPDVTEINPAVSDNTARLIEKMLARDRSMRQPSWHAVLDDLDEVIHKRPPISVPTPEGMSTMLRGRHAIKPGDGTSLPAPPGGKTLRRAFKIILTAALAAAVFFAVWLLF